The following is a genomic window from Chryseobacterium sp. StRB126.
AGAGCTGGACCTGATGAAAGAAATTGATTACAACAAATTTGATTATATCAATTCAAATGTATTATTTTGTGCCGTAGGATATTTAGGAGAAGGAACCGAAGAAGGCTTGTATGATAATAAGAATACAGAGCGTATTATTAATATCAATTACTCTAAACTGATTCCGGTAATGAACTATTTTGCCCATAAATTTGAAAGCAGAAGATCCGGAACAATTATCGGGCTTTCATCGGTGGCAGGAGATCGTGGAAGACAGAGTAATTTTATTTACGGAAGTGCAAAAGCAGCTTTTACAGCTTATCTGAGTGGTCTCAGAAATTATCTTTTCAGTAAAAAAAGTACATGTACTAACGGTAAAACCTGGGTTTATGGCAACTAAAATGACAGAAGGTCTGCCTTTAAATCCTAAATTAACCGCAACTCCCAAGCAGGCAGCTGCTTGTATTTATAAGGCGTTCAAAAAACAAAAGAATGTGGCTTATGTTTTGCCGATTTGGAGTGTTATTATGATGATTATCAGGAATATTCCTGAATTTATATTTAAAAAGTTAAAGCTTTAAAAAAATGAAAAAGTTGTATTGTTTTGATTTTGACGGAACCCTGACGTATAAAGATACCATGTTTATGTATCTTAAATTCTACGATTCTACAAAATATAGAATACAATTTTTAAGACATGTGCCGCTTTTTATTCTGCTGAAACTTAAATTAGCAGAAACCGAAAAAGTAAAGAAAAGTTTTATCGGATCTATCCTAAAAGGGCAGACACAGGAAAAAATAGAATTAAAATCCAAGCAGTTCTTTGAGTTGCATTACCCTAAAATTGTAAGAGAAAATGCGCTGGATTTTATTCAAAATATCGATAGGAATAATACACAGAGTTTATTGGTAACTGCCTCTTTGGATATCTGGGTGAAACCTTTTGCCGAGGTATTGAAAATGCAGCTTGTTTCTACGCGGGCAGAGTTCAAGAACGGTGTCTTCACAGGAAACTTCATTGGAAAAAATTGTAACGGTAAGGAAAAACTGGTTCGAATAAAGGAAGAAATTAACGATTCCAAGTATGATAAAATTATTGCATTTGGTGATACTTCCGGGGATAAGCCAATGTTGAAATGGGCAAATGAGGGACATTACCAATTTTTTCACTAATTTTGGGTGATAAAAGTGTAAAAAATGAAAAGTCTGTTAATTGCATTTGCAGCCATCCTGATGAGCTGTGCAACTACAACAACAACCCAACAAAAATCGTCTGATATGCAGCAGAAAGCAGAACTTCTTGTAACTAACTCTCAAGGAGGTGGCGAAAAGCCAGGTTTCAGGATCATTAAAGATGAAAAAGAATACCTTGCTTTGGGAAAAGGTGGTTTTCAACTTGTAGAAGAAGGACGAGATGCAGCATCCAATTATCCGAAATTTCCAAAAGACAAAAAAGTTGTAGTATACAATCTGGGGAGTTTCAGATCAGGCAGTCATAACATCAATGAGATTAAAGGAGTATCGGTAAAGAATAATATCCTTTATGTAGAAGTTCCAGCTGGAGAACCCTCCGGTGGAATGGAAATTCAGGTGCTTTCCAATCCTTGGTTCGTTTTTGCTGTTCCTGCAGATTATCAGTTTACTTCCGTAGAATTAAAATATTCAAAATAATAATGGATAAAATATATTTAGATAATGCCGCAACCACTCCGCTTGCAGAAGAAGTTATAGATGCAATGGTTGGTACGATGAAGATGAATTTCGGAAACCCGTCTTCAACTCATAGCTTTGGACAGGAAGCCAAAATACTTATTGAAAATGTAAGAAGACAGGTTGCAGACTATCTTCATGTAACTCCTGCTGAGATCATTTTTACTTCCTGTGGAACAGAATCCAATAATATGATTATCAAATCCTCGGTAGAACACCTAGGAGTAGAAAGAATCATAAGCTCGCCTTTGGAACATAAATGTGTTTCTGAAAGTATCCTGGATATGAAAGCGAGAAAAGGGGTAGAGGTAAATTATATCCGTCCTAATGAAAAAGGAGATATTGATCTTAATAAATTAGAAGAGCTATTAAAAGCTTCAGATAAAAAGACTTTGGTAAGCTTAATGCATGCTAATAACGAAATAGGAAATATCGTTGATATTAAAAAAATTGCTGCATTATGCAAAGCAAATAATGCTCTTTACCATTCAGATACTGTGCAGACGATGGCTCACATGAATCTTGATTTCTCAGATATTCCTGTAGATTTCGCTTCATGCAGTGCTCATAAGTTTCATGGACCAAAAGGTTCAGGTTTTGCTTATATCAGAAAATCAACAGGGTTAAAAGGAATCATTACCGGGGGACCTCAGGAAAGAAGTCTGAGAGCAGGAACTGAGAATGTTTGTGGTATCGTAGGATTGGGTAAAGCGTTGGAGCTTTCTCTGAATCATATGAATGAATACACTCAGCACATGCAGGAAATCAAAGATTACGCAATTGAAAGATTATCTGCTGAAGTTGTTGGGATAAAATTCAACGGAAGAAGTGCTGAAAAGGAAAACAGTCTTTATACTGTTTTAAGTGCTTTACTGCCTTATAAAAACCCATTAATTGGTCTTCAGCTGGATATGAAAGGTATTGCCATTTCTCAGGGAAGTGCATGTTCTTCCGGAGCATCTAAACCATCAATGGTTATGATGATGGTTCTTTCTGAAGATGAAATGGATCATTGTACGCCATTACGTATCTCTTTTAGCCATTTAACAACAAAAGCTGATATAGATGCATTAGTCAATGCTTTAAAAGAGATTTCAAAGGACTATACTATAGAAAAAACTAATGTTGAGCATAGATAGCCTTATGATGTAAAAGTCGTAATTTTGAATACTCAATAGAAGAATTGAAAACAAGAAAATAATATTAATTAAAATAAAAGAGACAAAATGGCTTTAGAAATTACAGACAGCTCATTTCAGGATACGGTTTTAAAATCAGATAAACCGGTATTAGTAGACTTCTGGGCAGTATGGTGTGGACCTTGCAGAACATTGGGACCAATCATCGAAGAAGTTGCATCAGATTTCGAAGGAAAAGCAGTAGTAGGAAAAGTGGATGTAGACAACAACCAAGAAATTTCAATGCAGTATGGTATTAGAAATATCCCTACAGTTCTTATTTTTAAGAACGGAGAAGTAGTAGATAAATTAGTAGGTGTAGCCCCAAAAGAAGTAATCGCTGAAAAACTAAGTGCTCACTTATAAAAAAATAAGTTTGATAATGAATGCCTTCCACCATTGGGAGGTATTTTTTTTGGAAATAATTTGCAGGTAATAAAAAAAGGTGTAATTTTGCAACCACGAAAAAGAAACGACGTTCTTTCAAACAAAAACATGATCCGGTAGTTCAGCTGGTTAGAATGCCGCCCTGTCACGGCGGAGGTCGCGGGTTCGAGTCCCGTCCGGATCGCAGAAGTTTTCTCAATCTCTTTTTAAAAAGATTGATCCGGTAGTTCAGCTGGTTAGAATGCCGCCCTGTCACGGCGGAGGTCGCGGGTTCGAGTCCCGTCCGGATCGCAGAAGTTTTCTCAATTTCTTTTTAAAAAAATTGATCCGGTAGTTCAGCTGGTTAGAATGCCGCCCTGTCACGGCGGAGGTCGCGGGTTCGAGTCCCGTCCGGATCGCAGAAGTTTTCTCAATTTCTTTTTAAAAAAATTGATCCGGTAGTTCAGCTGGTTAGAATGCCGCCCTGTCACGGCGGAGGTCGCGGGTTCGAGTCCCGTCCGGATCGCAAAAAGTCTTCTAGAAATAGAAGACTTTTTTTGTTTTTCCAGAACCGGGAGTTTAATTTACTTACATGAAGTATTGATAGGATTATTAAGATACTCTTTTCCCTGAGGAGGTTGCACAAAGTAAGGCGTTCCATAGGTATTTCCTGAGCGGAAAAAATCGGTGGAGATAACCTGAGCACCGCTGCTGAAGGCAGCTTTGGAACGGGTGAAATCATTAATCTTGGCCTCATAGGTTTCAATATCCGATCTTGTTCTTACTATATAGCCCTGCTTTACCAGATCCTGGATTTCTTTTTGTCTTACAATGGCATTGTCCCTTAATATAAATCCAGCAAACGAGTCTTCAGGTTCACTGTTCAGAAACATGACTCTTTCTTTTAATGATCCATCAATAAGATAAGGATTGTTTTTAGAAGATAAAGTTCCTGCGCCTCCAGGGAGTAACATAAAGATGAATTTTCCTTTGCTGTCATTTAGTGTTGGCCAATTGTTATGGGTAACGGCTTCTTTTAATGTGTTGTATTTTCCCTGAACTTCTTTTGGGGTAATGATCTTATCTTTTCCAAGATATTTTACAATTTCGGTATCCAGATCATCATAAGCCTTTTTATCGAATGCCAGTACCTTTGTGCTGTTTTCGAGAATCGGGAATCCTGAATCTTTTGCTTCAATCATCATAAAGACAGGAGTGTGTCCGGGATGTTGATCGGACCAGGTCCTAAGAGTTGTAAGAGCATCTTTCAAAGTAGGATAATGGGTTCTGAAATCAATATCCGCCATATGCAATACTTTAAACCCGGGGTGATCCAACCCTTTCGTGCTAAAAGGAGCTAAATCCGTTACCCCTTTTGCTTTTAAAACTTCATAAGAGGCAGGATGGCTGAATCTATTGCCTTCAGGATCATAATAAACGTCTATTTCCAATCCGCGGAGATTGGCATTAAGCTGTTCAGTGAAATCGGGATGATTATAATTTAATCCCTCTTTTAAGTCCATTCCATTGGGGTGATATTCTTTGAATTTGGCTTTCTGCTCTTCAGACATCATGCTGTCATACTTTTGCATCATTCCTTTAATGATTGGAGTAACCATATTCAGAACTTTGGGATCTACCGGCTGAGCGTATGAATTATGTGTTCCTACAATCTGCAGCTGATTGATCTTTGGATTCTGACATTGGTTTTGTGCCTGTACTAATGCTGCCATACAAAATGCAGCTCCGTATATATACTTTTTCATTGATGAATAAAATGTTTTATTAGAAGTTGTAAGTGAATCCCATTTGTCCGCGCATTCCTGAGTAGGAAATATTTTCTACACGGTCCTTAGCTCCCATATAGTAGCGGTTGGGTTCGTTAAAAATATTGTTAAGCTCCAGAAACAGCCGGACTTTCTTGGAAATGCTGTATGAGGTAGAAAGATCCACCGTGAAGTTTTTATCAAAATATTGATAATGATCTGCGCCTGTAGCAGCCCTGATCTCACTTACATAGTTTCCTTTATAATTCCCGGCAACACGAAGCATCAGCTTGCTGGTTTCATAAAATAATATGGTGTTGAATATATGTTTGGCCTGATTAGGAATGGTAGTAGACATGGTTCCGGTCTGTTGCCCATTTTCATAGATCGGCATATTCATTTTGGAAGAGATATAGGTATAATTTCCCTCAAAACCTAAATTTTTCAAAAATCCCGGCAGGTTTTCAAAACGCTTGGAAATTCCAAATTCAAAACCGAACAGTTTTGCCCCTTCCAGATTTTTAGGAGCAGTGAAGGTGTACGTTCTGCCTCCAATATCTGTCACCGACTGATCTTTATAAATAAGATTGGTGATATCTTTGTAAAATACCCCGGCGGTAATAAGATCCAGTTTTCCAAAGTAATTTTCAAACATAAGATCAAAGTTGTTGGAAAATGTTGGATCTAGTTGAGTATTTCCTTGAGTGATGGTGTTGGTAATATCGTTGACGATGGTTCCCGGGTTCAGATCATTGAAATCCGGTCTTGCAAAAGAACGGGTATAAGCAAGTCTTAAAATTCGGTCACTACTGATATTCCATTTTAAATTGACCATAGGAAGTACAACATTATAAGTTTTATTGTCTTTAATGTCTTCCGTTTTGTTTCCCTTGTCTGAAACTACCTTTTTACCCCAAAATATAATGTCATTATATTCATTTCTGAAACCTCCCAATACCTGAATCTGGTCGGTCACTTTCCAGGTTCCCATCATATAAGCTGCCCATACATTTTCGGTTCCACGATAAGAGCTGGTGATATTGGAGCTGCTGTCTTTACTGCTTACCTGCATCAGTCCTAAGCTATTCTGTGTAGCGGGACTGTACATCTGATCGATCTGTCCATTGGTAATCTGATCGATGATAGCCGAATTATAAGGGTTTCCGAGAGGGTTCATAAAACCACCTCTGTATGGAAATGCTTCACGTTCAAGTTGACTCAGATAGGTTATGGGAGTTCCGGGAATTCCAAGAGAAGATTTAGGCATCCATACTAGTAAAGAACTGTCAACGTTTTTGTTCTTATTATTATATTTTGTTCCGAATTTAAGTTCAAAATTATCAGATACTTTATATTTTAAATCCACTTGCCCTCTGAGATCCGTTTCACTGTTGTGGTTTTGGCTGAGGATGATTTGGTTTAATCTTAATTTATCCGCTGCTATCACCTGTTGGTTATAAGGCTGAGTATAACTTCCGGTATCTCCAATACCATCCGGAGCATCCATTGCCATGTATTTTCTTCCATCTGCAGAAAGATTCCCATAAGTCATTGGCTGTACAAAATTGACCATAGGGTAACCTCTTTCATTTTTGTCTAGATTCTCAGGAGAATTGAATCTGAACTCTGAGCGGGCTTTTGATAAAGACCAGTTTACTTCCAGGCGCTGTCCCACCTGATGATTTCCACCCAGCTGCATAGAATACAGGTCGGTAAGATAGTCTGCATGACGGGCCTGAAGTGTTACATTTTTATTGTCGAAATTAAAATAGGTTTCTCTTACAGATTGCCCGTCTTTATATTGGCTGTATAAACCTTTAAAATATAATTTATTCCTGCTGTTGATCTCATAATCCAGGCCTAGATTAAATCCAAGCGTTCTCCGGTTGGCCAGATAATCACGAAGCTGTAGTTGGTTGATAGAGTAGGAGGCTGTTTTGTCTTTCAGTCCGTAGTTGAAAATATTTCTCATCTGATCTATAGCAGTAGAACGCTCCCAGATCACCGCAGAAGAAATAAATTTCAGTTTATCGGTAATCTTGTTTCCGTAGACAATGGAAGAGTTGTATGTTGGGGATTTCGACATATTAACATATCCGGAAGACATACTAATGGCTAAGGTTTCCTTATTGGGAGAAGTTTTGGTAATGAAATCTACATTTCCACCAATAGCATCTCCATCCAGATCAGGAGTTAAGGCTTTAGATAAGCGTACATTCTGAATAAGTTCTGAAGGAAAAATATCCATTTGAACTCCACGGTTGGCATTATCTCCGCTTGCACTGGGCATCCTGTTGCCATTTAAAGTAGAAGCTGTCCATTGTATGGGAGTTCCTCTTACCGCAACAAAACGTCCTTCTCCCATATCACGTTCAATAGATACTCCCTGCATTCGTTGTACAGCATCTGCGGCGTTGCGGTCCGGAAGTTTACCAATAGCATCCGCAGAGAGTACTTCTGTGATGGTGTTGGAGTTTTTCTTCATCGTAATGGCCCTTGCCTGTGAGGCTTTGTACACACTGGTAACCACTACTTCCTGAATAGTGTTTTCTTTAAGCTTAACACCAAACTTAACCAAGCCAAGATCTACCTCCTTTTTGTCAGCTACATTGAAGGGAATGTAAACAGTATCATATCCCTTGTATTCTATGACAAGTTTGTAGCTCCCATCATAAACATTATTGAGAACAAAGGATCCATCAGTATTGGAAGTAACCTTTTGTCCACTGTTTTCAATATAAACCATCGCATTGGGAAGGTTTCCCTGGCTGTCTACTACAGTTCCGTGAACTGAAGTCTGTGCAAAGGCCAAAGGGCCCAAAAGAAAAAATGCTGCTTTTGTTAGAAAAAGACTTTCTCGTGACATCTTAGTGAAATTTTATGCAAAGGTGTCAGCTTATCAAAAAGTTTTAGTTCATTTAAATTTTATACTACTTTTTCTGTTGAGTCTGCGGTGAATTGTGTTGTAAATCAATGTTTTACTAATGTTAAATAATTGTAACTTAGTGAACAAGCTGAGATGGCAGACAGTCAAATTCTTTTTTAAAATATTTATAAAAAGTAGATTTGGACTTAAAACCACATTGAAAAGCAAGATCAATAACACTGGCAGAAGGATCCTCAGATAAAATCTGTTTAAAATGTTGAATACGGTTTCGGTTAGTATATTCGTGGAAATTGGTGTTGAGATGTTTATTAAAGGTGATGCTGAGATCGGCTTTGCTTATTTTTAAATGGCTGGAAAGTTGATCCAAGGTAAATTCTTCATCCAGATAAATAAGGCTTTCCTGATAAAAATTGACAATAGCGCTTTGTACAGTATCAAAATCTATTTTTGAAAGATCTTTATACTGATAAGTTTCTTTAGGAACTGAAAACAGAGGTATATTCTGTTGTTCCAGGAGTCGGTGCTGGTACGTTAAAATATAAACGTACAAAATCCATCCGAATTGGAAAAGGAATAGCAGACTGTAGATTTTCTGATAGATCAGAGTATTCCAGCCCAATTGATAAACGGCCCAAAATACTAACACTCCTACTAATACATAACAAACCAGATAACGAAAATTGCTGGCTACAGGATGAGTAATGTTTTTACGGTATTTTGTCAGAAAATAGAGGCAGGCAACAAGACATGCCACCCAATAAGAACTGTAATAAGTGAAATAAGCCTGATAAGATCTGATGGCCATATCTGCCCAAGATAGATCTAAGATTTTTGCTGTAAGAGCAATGGCATGGTGAACAACCACTAATGTAAGCGGAAAGATCAGGTATTTAAGCTTGTCTCCCCATTTTGCATGAATTAAATAGGCTGAAATATATAAAAAAATCAATCCTTTAAAAACACGTAGGCTTCCCGGGATTTCATACAGAATAGATTCATAACCAAATCTTTGAATGATGAAATATTCATATCCCATATCCAATGTAACCACTCCGATATACAATAACAGCATATTCAGAACAGATTCCCTGTTTTTGATGAGATAGAGTAATAAGGTGAGGGTGATAAGTGCCTGTAGTACAACTACCATAATGATGTATAACATGATAACTGATATTTTGTCAAAATTATAGATAATAAGAGTAGGGTATCTTTAACAAATCATTAAATATCAGCCAGAAAATGAATGATTAGGTGTTTTGTAAAATCGAGTAGTTATTATTACCTTAGCAATTAATGCGAAATATGATGTCAAAAAGGAAGTTCATATTATTATCCATACTGAAGACCTGGTTTTTCTCAACAGTTATTTCAACCATTCTCCTCATTGTGTTTATGAACCTCACAAAACCGGAGGTTGCAGAATATCCGAGAAATTGCGATATGAGTGGTTTGGCTTATGGTCTTGTAATTATTTGGATTTTGTTTTTAGGTATTGCTTCATTCAGTAGTTTGCTTTCACTTTTAAAATCGTTTCAGAGCAAAATAAAAAAAGCTCTTTGCTGGTTCTTGTTTCCGATTATTTTCATCATCTATTATTTCTTTATGATTACGGAAGGGCAAAAAATAAGTGGAGAAGATATTCTGTTTTTTCTGATAGCGAACTTTCCATGGTTTGCCCTTTGGATATTTCATTATTCTAAATTTAACAGGCTTTACTTTAAACAGATTGATAACTAATAATAGTGGCTTCAGTCGGCAGCTGATTGTTTTTTGTGAAGTTAAAGAATGATTTGATGAAGATAGGGTTAAAAAAAATTACTGTCTGGTAGGACAGTAATAGTAAAAATCAGTGATATGGTGGGTGATCAGTTTGTAAGCAGAGATTTATACTGTTTAAAAAGGGCTGATCGGTGATGTTGCTTTTAATTCGGTCAATTATTTAATATTTAGTCTGAATTAGGTGTCATTGTCTGAGTTATTTTACGATAAAAACTTGACGAATCAACTTTGTTTGGACCGAATCTTTGGCAACTTCTATATCATGGTTATTGATGACATTGTTGTTCTAATTTGCTTGTGTGCTACATCTTACAGACTCATCCTAATGAGGGTATTTCTGAAAAAAGGAACAACCATGCAAATCATTTGCAAATCTATATCACAGCATTTTGAGAATTGCTACACTTTTGTGTAGATTTGCGGTATGAAAGCTAAAAACTATACTTTAGTGTAGTGATGAATGACGCTTTTAAAAACTATGGAACAGATTAAAAGATTTTTTAACGAAAAAAATGAGGTCAGTAAAGATGCTGATATTGATTTAAGCCAGGGTGGAGATTATCTTGAGGCTATAAAAGCACTTGCCAGAACTACTTATCAGAGTTTGTACGTGATCAATTATCAAACTAAAGGATTTGAATATGTATCAGATAACCCACTTTTTTTGTGTGGAAAAACCTCGGCTGAAGTAAAAGATCTTGGATATGCATTCTATTTTCAGAATGTGAAGCCGGAGGATATTGAAATGCTGATTAAAATTAATGAAGCAGGATTTAAATTTTACGATAAAATTCCGATAGAAGATAGAAAGCTATATTCCATTTCCTATGATTTCTATCTTATCAATAGTAAAAAGAATATGATCCTAGTGAATCATAAGCTTGCTCCTATGTTCCTTACAGAAAATGGGCAGGTATGGAAGGCTTTGTGTGCCGTTTCATTATCCAATAATACCTCTTCCGGAAATGTGGTGCTCAGTAAAGAAGGCTCCGATGAGATCTGGAGATATGATCTTACAGCAGATAAATGGGAAAAAGATGAAAGAATAAAGTTATCTTCCAGAGAGCACGAAATACTGAGCCTGTATGCCAGTGGATTGACTATCAGTGAAATTGCTGAAAAACTTTTTATTACATCAGATACCGTAAAATTTCACCGCAAAAAACTTTTCGAAAAAATTGGAGTCAGCAATATTGCAGAGGCTTTATCTTATGCAAAAATCAATAAACTGCTTTAGAAAAAAAATTGAATTACCGTTTTTTTACGGTATTTTTCAGAATGTCTTTTAGGATTCAATTTTAGGTCTGATATTTGTACTGGGTAGCCAAACTAAATGACCTATTTTATTTATGAAGAACATATCTGTGAAAAAATCATTTCTATACGCCTTTTTATGCGCATTATTTCTTGTTTCCTGTAAGAAAGAAATAGAAAAGATCAGCGATACTTTTAAAGATACAGTTTCTGCTTCCGAAACCCCGGAAACAGAAAATGACTCTATAAAGAAAGATTCAGTACCTGTGGTGAAAAAAGAATCAGCTCCGCCTATGATGCAGGAGAATGGTTTCTATAATGCGTTTGTCCTTCCAAAAGATAAAAAGATGCGGGATTCTGTATATGCAGAATTCAGTAAAAAGTATGATGAGAAGGAACGTACTGCTATTTTAGCGTTAAACAGGCTGGATTCTAAAAGTAAATGGAATGCTGATACCTTAGTAGTTCCGGCTAAAATAGATACCACTTTGATGGCATATTCACCGTTCCCTATGCAGCTTGATGTATTAAGCGGGGTGAAAAAATTTGTGATCTTCTCATATCCTATTCAGGCCTATGCGGTATATTCCAACGGAGGCCTGGTGAAATGGGGACCAACGAGTATGGGTAAAAAGACAGCACAAACAACAAGAGGACTTACTTTTGCCAATTGGAAAAAGAAATTGTCTATTTCCACGGTAAGCAGTGAATGGAAACTTCCTTATAACTTTAATATCCATAATATTGGCGGTATCGGATGGCATGAGTATACGCTTCCCGGATATCCGGCATCACATTCGTGCTTAAGATTATTGAGAAAAGACGCCCAATGGCTGTATTCTTATGCCGATACCTGGATTCTGAATCCAGGTGGTGCTACTACAAAAGCAAGAGGTACAGCAGTAATGGTATTTGGTGACTATAACTGGGGTGGGAGAAGACCGTGGAAAAAGCTTCTGGATGATCCTAATGCCAATAATATATCTGTAGAAGAGTTAACGAAATTATTAGAACCGGATGTTCCTAAAATGCTGAAAGAACAGGCCAACAGAGAAAAAGTGGCCGATTCTATTAAAACCGCTAAGGCAATGACAACCCCAATTCAGAATGAAAGGACTACAGATACCTTGTCTAAATAATCTTCTTCTCAAACTGTAAAGTAGATTCTTCAGCAAACTGTCTTAACTTAAGCATTTCCTCTTTCCCTTTATGTTGCCCGAACCTGGCAGCGAGATAGGTGAGAAGAATAAAAAATAACATAACAAAAGAAGCGCTCAGTGCCCAAGGGTATTCAGCGCTTTTTATTTGTTTTTCCACGTAATACATGGTAAAGAAAGTCATCCAAAAAATTGAAAAAGAAAAATAAAGAAACATAAAGAATGTCCACACAGCAGAACTGGGGCCAAAAACGCCTCGTATTACTGTTTCTTCGTCTTCCATTTCAATACGTAAAGCTAGGCGTGGTTTCCAGTAATTGTCATCTTCTGTTTCCACCCAGATGGTGGCAACTTCTTTATTGATATTACCGGAGAATTCATTTTTATGCTCGGCAAGATACTTTTTCAGATTTTCGGCATACTCTTCTTTGGTAAGGTGCGTAAACATCTTAAATCTCGGCCGGGTTCTTATTCTGTCTAAGGTGGTTTCTTCAGTTGTCATATTATTTATT
Proteins encoded in this region:
- a CDS encoding L,D-transpeptidase is translated as MKNISVKKSFLYAFLCALFLVSCKKEIEKISDTFKDTVSASETPETENDSIKKDSVPVVKKESAPPMMQENGFYNAFVLPKDKKMRDSVYAEFSKKYDEKERTAILALNRLDSKSKWNADTLVVPAKIDTTLMAYSPFPMQLDVLSGVKKFVIFSYPIQAYAVYSNGGLVKWGPTSMGKKTAQTTRGLTFANWKKKLSISTVSSEWKLPYNFNIHNIGGIGWHEYTLPGYPASHSCLRLLRKDAQWLYSYADTWILNPGGATTKARGTAVMVFGDYNWGGRRPWKKLLDDPNANNISVEELTKLLEPDVPKMLKEQANREKVADSIKTAKAMTTPIQNERTTDTLSK